The following proteins are co-located in the Labrys monachus genome:
- a CDS encoding DEAD/DEAH box helicase → MTSADWPEQLPFTRRAVEQSLSRATLAKAEGLLRLKVVSDVAWLGDKGLFTARVRGTAPQPYGVRIGFVAKAGGGEPKIAGHCTCPMSYNCKHVGATLLHILEQRKEGPAQAPAAAAQPSPRMAEKAAPHARAPSVEITPAIAQWLTQLDRAQSTGSEIYDEGVKHRLIYVLQAAPPVRSVGMPQIGIIPSVTMLKADGSFSAKVAKANLDVSPVNAPRYLRTVDHEVLRRLRHAGDLDRGSNTVRLSGPAGFDILRMAAQTGRLRLDEVNGPVLREGPQVESRLAWEISPQGDQYPVLLKPEAADEAVWLAKLAPPVLIDPAAGTFHPVGVAGIDSAALIETFLDAPPLDFRQARLVSSQLDQRPRAIPLPAPRLLTPPRALEAKLQPALRLFKASAKPGFHYWEASHLAAVELAMAQISFRYGPVDVTPGDARTEIVTTIDGVLHVLRRKRERETKVLERIRRQTPLRPLSERGFRPISGDHAQALACQTDDDWLDVMNRIVPELRAEGWLVDVSDTFPFQLLPHSGALFADIEEGSGIDWIELRLGTLVGDERLDLVPVIARLIGGGALASFDEMSADASLILRLDETRYLPIPIATIRPVLENLAALFGAGRYDPADGKLRLGRYDLADLSALEAAAGASLVWKGGEALRIMGRSLREFGRIPALPPPPALQATLRPYQARGVDWLQFLARSGFGGLLADDMGLGKTVQTLAHLLHEKAAGRLSRPALLVCPTSVVGNWEREAAHFAPSLRLLSLHGLDRAKNFERIGASDLVLSTYPLISRDHETLKAVDWSLIVFDEAQMIKNPEAVTTKLVASLGAGQKIALTGTPIENHLGELWSLFNVLAPGYLGDKTGFTRAYRTPIEKKGDTARLAELTRRIKPFMLRRTKAEVAADLPPKNEMPEIVTFEGPQRTLYESVRLAMHERVREAIATQGLKRSTIIILDALLKLRQVCCDPRLVKMAKAPAGKARSAKLDRLVEMLPTLIDAGRRILLFSQFTSMLALIEAELAKAEIPYVLLTGDTRDRRGPIDQFQKGKVPLFLISLKAGGSGLNLTAADTVIHYDPWWNPAVEAQATDRAHRIGQTKTVFVHKLIAENTVEEKIEILKTRKAALASGILDPSGGTALDLTEADIDALFG, encoded by the coding sequence ATGACCTCTGCAGATTGGCCGGAACAGCTTCCCTTCACGCGGAGAGCCGTCGAGCAGTCGCTGTCGCGAGCGACGCTCGCCAAGGCCGAGGGTCTCCTGCGCCTGAAGGTGGTCAGCGATGTCGCCTGGCTCGGCGACAAGGGCCTGTTCACCGCCCGGGTCAGGGGTACGGCACCACAACCCTACGGCGTGAGGATCGGCTTCGTCGCCAAGGCCGGCGGCGGCGAGCCCAAGATCGCGGGCCACTGCACCTGCCCGATGAGCTACAATTGCAAGCATGTCGGGGCGACGCTGCTCCACATCCTGGAGCAGCGCAAGGAGGGGCCCGCGCAGGCCCCCGCGGCAGCGGCCCAGCCGTCGCCGCGCATGGCGGAGAAGGCCGCGCCGCATGCGAGGGCACCTTCCGTCGAGATCACGCCCGCCATCGCGCAATGGCTCACCCAGCTCGACCGGGCGCAGTCGACCGGCTCCGAAATCTATGACGAAGGCGTCAAGCATCGGCTGATCTATGTGCTGCAGGCGGCGCCGCCGGTCCGATCCGTCGGCATGCCGCAGATCGGCATCATACCCTCCGTCACCATGCTCAAGGCCGATGGCAGCTTCTCGGCCAAGGTCGCCAAGGCCAATCTCGACGTTTCGCCCGTCAATGCCCCCCGCTATCTGAGGACCGTCGACCATGAAGTGCTGAGGCGTCTGCGGCACGCCGGCGACCTGGATCGCGGCAGCAATACGGTGCGGCTCTCGGGCCCTGCCGGCTTCGACATCCTGCGCATGGCGGCACAGACGGGACGCCTGCGCCTCGACGAGGTGAACGGGCCCGTGCTGCGCGAGGGGCCGCAGGTCGAATCCCGCCTCGCCTGGGAGATCTCCCCGCAGGGCGACCAGTATCCCGTCCTGCTCAAGCCGGAGGCGGCGGACGAGGCCGTGTGGCTGGCCAAGCTCGCCCCTCCCGTCCTGATCGATCCGGCTGCCGGAACCTTCCATCCGGTCGGCGTGGCGGGGATCGACAGCGCCGCGCTGATCGAGACGTTCCTCGATGCGCCCCCGCTCGATTTCAGGCAGGCACGGCTCGTCTCGAGCCAGCTCGACCAGCGCCCGCGCGCCATTCCTCTCCCGGCCCCGCGCCTGCTGACGCCGCCGCGGGCGCTCGAGGCCAAGCTGCAGCCGGCGCTCCGCCTGTTCAAGGCTTCTGCCAAGCCGGGCTTCCACTATTGGGAGGCGTCCCACCTCGCGGCCGTCGAGCTCGCGATGGCCCAGATCTCGTTTCGCTACGGCCCGGTCGACGTGACACCCGGCGATGCGCGCACCGAGATCGTCACGACGATCGACGGCGTCCTGCATGTCCTGCGCCGCAAGCGGGAGCGCGAAACCAAGGTCCTCGAAAGAATCCGTCGCCAGACCCCGCTCCGGCCGCTGTCGGAGCGCGGCTTTCGTCCGATCTCGGGCGACCATGCCCAGGCGCTGGCCTGCCAGACCGACGACGACTGGCTGGACGTCATGAACCGGATCGTGCCCGAGTTGCGCGCCGAAGGCTGGCTTGTCGATGTCTCCGACACCTTCCCCTTCCAGCTCCTCCCCCATTCCGGCGCCCTCTTCGCCGACATCGAGGAAGGCAGCGGCATCGACTGGATCGAGCTGAGGCTCGGAACCCTCGTCGGCGACGAGCGCCTCGACCTCGTGCCCGTGATCGCCCGACTGATCGGCGGAGGGGCGCTCGCGAGCTTCGACGAGATGTCGGCGGACGCTTCGTTGATACTCCGGCTCGACGAGACGCGCTACCTGCCGATCCCGATCGCCACGATCCGGCCCGTCCTTGAAAATCTCGCGGCGCTGTTCGGCGCCGGCCGCTACGACCCGGCCGACGGGAAGCTGCGGCTGGGCCGCTACGACCTGGCCGATCTCTCCGCGCTCGAAGCCGCCGCCGGCGCCAGCCTCGTGTGGAAAGGCGGCGAGGCCCTGCGCATCATGGGCCGCAGCCTGCGGGAATTCGGCCGGATTCCGGCTCTTCCCCCGCCGCCGGCGCTGCAAGCGACCTTGCGCCCCTATCAGGCGCGCGGCGTCGACTGGCTGCAGTTCCTCGCCCGGTCCGGATTCGGCGGCCTCCTCGCCGACGACATGGGCCTGGGCAAGACCGTCCAGACCCTGGCGCACCTGCTGCACGAGAAGGCCGCCGGCAGGCTGAGCCGCCCGGCCCTCCTGGTCTGCCCGACCAGCGTCGTCGGCAATTGGGAGCGCGAGGCCGCCCATTTCGCGCCGTCCCTGCGCCTCCTCTCCCTGCACGGCCTCGACCGGGCCAAGAATTTCGAACGCATCGGCGCATCCGATCTGGTGCTGTCGACCTATCCGCTGATCTCGCGCGACCACGAAACCCTGAAAGCCGTCGACTGGTCGCTGATCGTCTTCGACGAAGCGCAGATGATCAAGAACCCGGAGGCGGTGACGACCAAGCTCGTCGCGAGCCTCGGTGCAGGCCAGAAGATCGCCCTGACCGGCACGCCGATCGAGAATCATCTGGGCGAATTGTGGTCGCTCTTCAACGTGCTGGCGCCCGGCTATCTCGGCGACAAGACGGGGTTCACCCGCGCCTACCGCACACCCATCGAGAAAAAGGGCGATACCGCGCGCCTGGCCGAGCTGACCCGCCGCATCAAGCCCTTCATGCTGCGCCGCACGAAGGCGGAGGTGGCCGCCGATCTCCCGCCGAAGAACGAGATGCCGGAGATCGTCACCTTCGAAGGCCCGCAGCGCACGCTCTACGAAAGCGTCCGCCTGGCGATGCATGAGCGCGTGCGCGAGGCGATCGCCACCCAGGGACTGAAGCGCTCGACCATCATCATCCTCGACGCGCTTCTCAAATTGCGGCAGGTCTGCTGCGATCCGCGCCTGGTGAAGATGGCGAAGGCGCCCGCCGGAAAAGCCCGCTCGGCCAAGCTCGACCGCCTCGTCGAGATGCTGCCCACCCTCATCGATGCCGGGCGCCGGATCCTTTTGTTCTCGCAGTTCACCTCGATGCTGGCGCTGATCGAAGCCGAGCTGGCGAAAGCCGAGATCCCCTATGTCCTGCTGACCGGCGACACCCGCGACCGCCGGGGGCCGATCGACCAGTTCCAGAAAGGCAAGGTCCCGCTCTTCCTCATCAGCCTGAAGGCGGGCGGCAGCGGCCTCAACCTGACGGCCGCCGACACCGTCATCCACTACGACCCCTGGTGGAATCCGGCCGTCGAGGCGCAGGCGACCGACCGCGCCCATCGCATCGGCCAGACCAAGACGGTGTTCGTGCACAAGCTGATCGCCGAGAATACGGTCGAGGAAAAGATCGAGATCCTCAAGACGCGCAAGGCCGCGCTCGCCAGCGGCATCCTCGATCCCAGCGGCGGCACCGCGCTGGACCTCACGGAAGCCGATATCGACGCGCTGTTCGGATAG
- the upp gene encoding uracil phosphoribosyltransferase has protein sequence MEGVTVVDHPLVQHKLTLMRDKKRSTKGFRQLLNEVGRLLCYEVTRDLPLEMVEIETPLTTMMAPRVAGKKLVLAPILRAGEGFLEGMLDLVPSARVAHIGIYRDPETLKAVEYYFKAPPDVADRLVIVLDPMLATANSAVAAIDHLKARGVKDIRFVCLLAAPEGIERLRKSHPDVAIWTAAIDSHLNEHGYIVPGLGDAGDRIYGTK, from the coding sequence ATGGAAGGCGTCACCGTCGTCGACCACCCGCTGGTGCAGCACAAGCTCACGCTGATGCGTGACAAGAAGCGCTCGACGAAGGGCTTTCGTCAACTGCTCAACGAAGTCGGCCGGCTGCTCTGCTACGAGGTCACCCGCGACCTGCCTTTGGAGATGGTCGAGATCGAGACACCGCTCACCACCATGATGGCGCCGCGCGTCGCCGGCAAGAAGCTGGTGCTCGCGCCGATCCTGCGTGCCGGCGAAGGCTTTCTGGAAGGCATGCTGGACCTCGTACCGTCCGCGCGCGTTGCCCATATCGGCATCTATCGCGACCCCGAGACGCTCAAGGCGGTGGAATATTACTTCAAGGCGCCCCCGGATGTCGCCGATCGCCTCGTCATCGTGCTGGATCCCATGCTGGCGACCGCCAATTCTGCGGTCGCCGCCATCGATCACCTCAAGGCGCGGGGGGTGAAGGACATCCGCTTCGTCTGCCTTCTGGCCGCGCCGGAGGGGATCGAACGCCTGCGCAAGTCCCATCCGGACGTTGCGATCTGGACCGCGGCGATCGACAGCCACCTCAACGAGCACGGCTATATCGTACCGGGGCTCGGCGATGCCGGCGACCGCATCTACGGCACGAAATAG
- the rpoN gene encoding RNA polymerase factor sigma-54, translating into MALSQRLEFRQTQSLVMTPQLMQAIKLLQLSNLDLTTYVEAELERNPVLDRADSDGVAADEPPAALSADPAEGDWLREDMAPSRQALEEGLGTDLDNVFPDERPPERVEAPAAIEQAAGSDPYVSSWSNIGAGGHGGEDDVNFEGLTAAETSLADHLETQLMLAVEDPRLRMIGHFIIDMIDETGYFAGNLDEIAERLDAEPADVEAVLAVVQGFDPSGVGARSLKECLAIQLGERDRLDPAMAALLEHLDLVAKRNIPALRRVCGVDEEDVAEMIAELRALTPKPGLAFGSAPIQPVVPDVLLRSAPDGTWLVELNADTLPRVLVNQAYYARVARNVRNDADKVFLAEALQTANWLTRSLEQRARTILKVATEIVRQQDAFFALGIQYLRPLNLKIVADAIGMHESTVSRVTANKFIASARGLFELKYFFTASIGSSDRGGEAHSAEAVRHRIRQMIDAEAPNDILSDDTIVKLLREAGVDIARRTVAKYRESMRIASSVERRREKARR; encoded by the coding sequence ATGGCGTTGTCGCAAAGGCTCGAGTTCCGCCAGACGCAATCCCTGGTGATGACGCCGCAGTTGATGCAGGCGATCAAGCTTCTCCAGCTTTCCAATCTCGATCTGACGACCTATGTCGAGGCGGAACTCGAGCGCAACCCCGTGCTCGATCGCGCCGACAGCGATGGGGTTGCCGCCGATGAACCCCCCGCCGCTCTTTCGGCCGATCCCGCCGAGGGGGACTGGCTGCGCGAGGACATGGCGCCGTCGCGCCAGGCGCTGGAGGAAGGGCTCGGCACCGATCTCGACAACGTCTTTCCCGACGAGCGGCCGCCGGAACGGGTGGAGGCGCCGGCGGCGATCGAGCAGGCGGCCGGCAGCGATCCCTATGTGTCGTCCTGGTCGAATATCGGCGCCGGCGGACATGGCGGCGAGGACGACGTCAATTTCGAGGGACTGACGGCGGCCGAGACGTCGCTGGCGGATCACCTGGAAACCCAGCTGATGCTGGCGGTCGAGGACCCGCGGCTCCGCATGATCGGCCATTTCATCATCGATATGATCGACGAAACCGGCTATTTCGCCGGCAACCTCGACGAGATCGCCGAGCGCCTGGACGCCGAGCCGGCCGATGTCGAGGCCGTGCTCGCCGTCGTGCAGGGCTTCGATCCTTCCGGCGTCGGCGCGCGCTCGCTGAAGGAATGCCTGGCGATCCAGCTTGGCGAACGCGACAGGCTGGACCCGGCGATGGCCGCGCTGCTGGAGCATCTCGATCTGGTGGCCAAGCGCAACATTCCCGCCTTGCGCCGGGTGTGCGGCGTCGACGAGGAGGACGTCGCCGAGATGATCGCCGAGTTGCGGGCGCTGACGCCCAAGCCCGGCCTTGCCTTCGGCTCCGCGCCGATCCAGCCCGTGGTGCCCGACGTCCTGCTGCGGTCGGCTCCCGACGGAACCTGGCTCGTCGAGCTCAATGCGGACACCCTGCCGCGCGTGCTCGTCAACCAGGCCTATTACGCCCGGGTCGCCCGCAATGTCCGCAACGACGCCGACAAGGTCTTCCTCGCCGAGGCCTTGCAGACGGCCAACTGGCTGACGCGCAGCCTCGAGCAGCGCGCGCGGACCATCCTGAAGGTCGCCACCGAGATCGTGCGCCAGCAGGACGCCTTCTTCGCCCTCGGCATCCAATATCTGCGCCCGCTCAATCTCAAGATCGTCGCGGACGCGATCGGCATGCACGAATCGACCGTCTCGCGCGTGACCGCCAACAAATTCATCGCCTCGGCGCGCGGGTTGTTCGAGCTCAAATATTTCTTCACCGCCTCGATCGGCAGCTCCGACCGGGGCGGGGAAGCCCATTCGGCGGAAGCGGTGCGCCATCGCATCCGCCAGATGATCGATGCGGAGGCGCCGAACGACATCCTCTCCGACGACACCATCGTCAAGCTCCTGCGCGAGGCCGGCGTCGACATCGCCCGGCGCACGGTGGCCAAATATCGCGAATCCATGCGCATCGCCTCCTCGGTCGAAAGGCGGCGCGAGAAAGCGCGGCGATGA
- a CDS encoding MmcB family DNA repair protein yields the protein MALPVLPVDGRQSAAALAIQRGTGRLLRQYGVAPIPEVTLPNGRRADLLAIGRKGEIWIVEIKSSVADFQVDRKWPDYLACCDRLFFAVGPDFPLDLLPQEAGWIVADAYGGTMLREAPEQRLAAPMRKAMTLLIARLAAGRLHQAMDPDGALGFDFEA from the coding sequence ATGGCTCTGCCGGTTCTTCCCGTCGACGGCCGCCAGTCCGCCGCAGCCCTCGCCATCCAGCGCGGCACGGGCCGGCTGCTGCGCCAATATGGCGTGGCGCCGATACCCGAGGTGACGCTGCCCAATGGGCGCCGGGCCGATCTCCTCGCCATCGGCCGCAAGGGCGAGATCTGGATCGTCGAGATCAAGTCCTCCGTCGCCGATTTCCAGGTCGACCGCAAATGGCCGGACTACCTGGCCTGCTGCGACAGGCTCTTCTTCGCCGTCGGCCCCGATTTCCCGCTCGATCTCCTGCCGCAGGAAGCTGGATGGATCGTGGCGGACGCCTATGGCGGCACCATGCTCCGCGAGGCGCCCGAACAGCGCCTGGCGGCTCCGATGCGCAAGGCGATGACGCTGCTGATCGCCCGTCTGGCCGCCGGGAGGCTGCACCAGGCGATGGATCCCGACGGGGCGCTGGGCTTCGACTTCGAGGCGTGA